The sequence TAGATTTTGAGCGCCAGTTCCTGATCGATGTCAGGCAGGGTGGCGCCGGGGTAAGGGGTTCCGTCGGACTGCAAGATCTTCAGTTCAGGGATCTTCAAAGCGTGACCCGAGGTCATGACCGCCTTGTGCACCTGATGTTGAGGTTCGAGGCTCATTATTTCGCTTCCGTCTTGTGTCTGAGGCCAGCATCCCTGGCCGTTTATTATCACCAAACCTGGGTTTGGCCTTGTTATGTTTGGGCTAAGGTTACTGCCTGCCCATAGGGTGCTCAAGGTGGGAGCCATCCATGATCGCGATCACACTTTGTCAGCTGTATCGCAATATTTACAGTGACTTCTCACCAGGCACTCTAAATCTACTCAAATCGTTCGTCTATTTCTGTGGGCACCACGGTCAGCAGCGCCCGCTGACCGATGGCCACGTTGGCGTTGGGGAAGATGATCGACTCCGCCACCTCCCCGACCCTCACCTCCAGCTCGCCATCGTTGGCCAGCAGATGCCCCGGGGCAAACTCGGTGAAGTTGGCCTGATCATCGGCGAAGGTGAACTGAAAATCCTCATGGTGCTTGTTCAGCACCTGGCAGACATCAAACACCACACTCTTCGACAGGGGCGGATAATCTAGTGCCTCGGCGGCAATCAACCTGGCCAGCTGCGCCTTGCAGGAGGCGAAGCGGCTCATGTCGTTCTTGCCGAAGGGGTACACCTTGCCCAGCTCCACGGTGAAGGCATCGGCGCCAAACTCGTTGGAGGAGAAGTAGCTGTAGGTGGTGGTGGGGTTGTGAGACAGCAGAATGGTCTGCACGCCGCACCCGGCCAGGAAGCGAATCTGCTCGATGCTCCAGGGGCGCCCCGGGCGGTAGGGATAAACCGCAAACTTCTCCCGCTGGGAATCGCGGATGGCGGTATGCAGATCGTAGTGGAACCGCTTGCGTCCCGGCTCTTTGAAGAACTCTCTGACTGTCTGCTCCAACAGGGCCGCCCGGCGCTTTTCGTCGTTGGGCTCCCCCTTGGCGTGGGCGCCGCTGAACAGCCGGTTCATGTTCTCTGCCACGCCCCGGGTGCCATTGACCATCGCCTGGGTATTGCCCAGTTGCACCAGCAGCCGCTGGCGACAGGTGAGGCTGCCATCGATGATGGCGTTCACCAGCTCATTCACCAGCTCGATGGGGGCGGTCTCATTGCCATGAACGCCACAGGAGAGCACGATGTCGCTGTCGCCGGGCTCAGCCGGTTCGATGGCCAGGATGCCGGTGTCGATGAGGGTCAGTAGAGTACCGTCGGCCAGGGTGCGGCTTTCCGGTTGCTTGCGGGGGTGGGGATGGGCCAAGGTCAGCGCCAAAAGATCCTGGTGTTCAAATAACACGTCGCACTCCAATTGCTTTTTTCTTGTGCCGGCCATTGTAGCCTCAGAAGCCGCAAAGCGGCACCCCGGACGATTAAGATTCGGGGTTGCAATCTGTCATGGAGCTGATACAGTTTACGGACATTCGGACGTTTAGCCGTCTAGAAATCCAGATTGAGGAGTCAGGTTATGGCCATTGCCACCTTCGGTGCAGGATGTTTTTGGGGTGTAGAGCAGTTCTTCAAGGAGCTTGATGGCGTGACCTCGGCGGTGTGTGGCTACATGGGCGGCGATCAGGACAACCCCAGCTATGAGCAGGTGAAGACCGGGGAAACCGGTCACGCCGAGGTGGTGCAGGTAGAGTTCGATGAAGCCCGCATCAGCTATCAACAACTGCTGGATACCTTCTGGCAGTTCCACAACCCCACCACGGTGAATCAGCAGGGAGAGGATCACGGCAGCCAGTACCGCAGTGTGGTGTTTTTCCACGATGATACTCAGCGTGACACCGCCGAAGCTTCCAAGGCGCACCAGCAGGCAGAGGGATACTGGAAGGATAAAACCATTGTCACCGCCATCGAGCCGGTGACCAACTTCTTCCGCGCCGAGGAGTACCATCAGGGCTACTTCGACAAGCACGACCTGCCCAGCTGCCACATCGCCCTGTACTGAGCCTCTGTTTCCGGCCTAAGGGCTGAGAACTAGACGCTCAGGGGCAGCGCCTCGATGGCGGGGCGCTCGAAGGTGAGATCCCACAGCTGTCGTTGCTCGTTGAAGTGACGCCGGGTGCACCTGAAGCCAAATTTCTCCAGAATCCGGGCGGACGCGGCGTTCTGCTCGAAGGCTTCCGCCACCAGAGGCGCATCGGGGTGATGGTCTGCCACCCAATTCATCAGCGCCGCCATCGTGGCACTACCCAATCCCTGTCCCCAGTAACGCCGGGCCAGCTTATAGCCCACCTCGTAATGGGCACTCTCCCCCCGGTAGAAGGCGGCGGTACCTATGCTGCCGAGAATGGGGTGTTCCACCACCCACAGCTTCAATCCCTCGGGATCGTCGTAACCGGCCAGCAAATCGGGCATCTGCACCTGAATTTGCGCCAGTGTCTGCGGGCCGCGGTCGGTAAAGCGCATCACCTCTGGGTCGCGCTCCAGCTCATAGAGCCACTGCTCATCCTCTGCCGTCAGCGGTCTGAGACTCAATTTGCTCAAGACTGTCTCCTTAATTCTGCTCCGGGGTTTCGATGCGATCGGTCACCACCCTGCCCTGCTCTACCTCCAGCACCCTGGCCCGTTCGTAGATCAGCTTAAAGTCCAGTTCCGGCTTGCAATCCAGCAGCTCGCCCTGTGGCAGGAGCAGCTCCCCGCTGAACCAATGGGCAAACACCGGGCCGTCAGTGAGCCGGTACTTACCCCTGAGCTCCTTCAGATACAGCCGCCCGTCGTCAACGGACCAGGTGCCCAGGTATTCGCGCCAGCAACAGGAGGACAGCAGGGCTCTGTCCACCGCCTCCCACTCGTCTTCGGTACGCGCAGCGACACCCTGGCCGAGTTTCGGCAGGGATGGCCAGTCATCGAGGGGATGGAACTCACCATCAAGATAGATAAAATCCGGAGTCTGTGCGGTCATCGGCCCTTCTCCTTTACATCATCAAAACTGCGTATTGGGACAGATGCACCCCCATCGCCACCTCAAGGGTACCCGCTTTTCGTTAACCGTCAGCCCTTGACTGTGGTCAGCATGCAGGTGGCCGTGGCCATCGCCAATAACCGTCCCTTCTCATCGATGAGCTTACCCTCGGAGACCCCCAGGGAGCGGGTCATGCTCACCACCTGCCCCTCGGCCCTGAGTCTGGCCGCCTTGGGCACCGGCCTGAGCATCTTCACATTCAGCTCTATGGTGCCATAGCCCTGCCCCGCTTCCAGCATGGTGTGCACCGCACACCCGGTCACCGAGTCCAGTACTGTGGCGGCAAAGCCGCCATGGACGCCGCCCAGGGGGTTGGTGTGCCGCTCATCGGCCTGGGCTTCAAACACCACCCCGCCCTTTTTCACCGACACCGCCTTCATGGTGATGGTCTCGGCCATATTGGGGTGGGGGATCTTGCCTGTGGCGATGGCACTCATCACCTCCAGGCCGCTCATGGAATCCACTGACATTACCGCTCCTTGTCTGTTCTGCCCATTCCTCAGGCTACAACTCACTCATTAACCATGCCTTTATCACCACACCTCTGGCAAGCCGTCTGGCCACCTGACGTGGCATCACGCCAAAAAAAAACGGCAGCCCAGGGCTGCCGTTTTCTGCGAAGCTGTGCCTTACTTGGCGGCGAACACACTGTCCACCAGAGCCTTGGCATCCTCAATCAATTCAGCCAGATGGGCTTCACTCTTCAGGCTCTCGGCGTAGATCTTATAGATCGCCTCGGTGCCGGAAGGACGGGCGGCAAACCAGCCGTTGTCCGTGGTCACCTTGAGGCCACCGATGGCCGCACCGTTGCCGGGGGCCTGAGTCAGCTTGGCGGTGATCGCCTCACCGGCCAGGGTGTCGGACTTGACCATTTCGGGGTCCATCGCCTTCAGCAGCGCCTTCTGTTCATCGTTGGCCGGGGCATCGATGCGGCTGTAGAACGCCTGACCAAACTTCTGCTCCAGACGACGGTAGTGCTCGGCAGGCGATGCTTCGGTCACCGCCAGGATCTCCGCCGCCAGCAGGCCCAGGATGAAGCCGTCCTTGTCGGTGGAAAAGGCGTGTCCGGCCCTGTCCAGGAAGCTGGCTCCGGCGCTCTCCTCGCCGCCAAAGGCCAGGTCGCCGCCATGGAGGCCGCTGACGAACCACTTAAAGCCCACAGGCACTTCGTTCAGCACCCGGCCATGATCCGCCACCACCTTATCGATGATGGCACTGGACACCAGAGTCTTACCCACGGGCAAGTCGCTGCGCCAGTTGGGACGATGCCCCAGCAGGTAATCGATGGCCACCGCCAGGTAGTGGTTGGGGTTCATCAGGCCGCCGTCGCGACAGACGATGCCGTGACGGTCGAAGTCGGGATCATTGCCAATGCTGATGTCGAACTGATCTTTAATCTTCAGCAGATTGGCCATGGCATAAGGGGAGGAGCAATCCATGCGGATCTTGCCGTCCTTATCCAGGGGCATGAAGGCAAACGCCGGGTCCACCACCGGGTTGGCCACCTCGATGTTCAGGCCATAGCGCTCGGCGATACGAGGCCAGGTGTGGATGCCGGAGCCGCCCATGGGGTCGACACCGATCTTCAGGCCCGCCTTGCGGATCGCCTCGAAATCGATCACCCCGGCCAGGTGCTCCACATAGGTGCCAATCATGTCCACCTGCTCCACCAGGCCGGTGGCCATGGCCACGTCCAGGGTCACCTGACGCACACCCTGCAGGCCGTCACTCAGGTAGGCATTGGCACGGTCGGCGATGTAGCCGGTGGCGTCGGTATCCGCCGGCCCGCCGTGGGGCGGGTTGTACTTGATGCCCCCGTCCTGTGGCGGGTTATGGGAAGGCGTCAGAATCAGGCCATCGGCCAGTTCGCCGCCCTGGCGGTTGTGATCCAGGATGGCGTGAGACACCACAGGAGTGGCCACAAAGCCACGCTCCTGCTG is a genomic window of Ferrimonas sp. YFM containing:
- the msrA gene encoding peptide-methionine (S)-S-oxide reductase MsrA, with amino-acid sequence MAIATFGAGCFWGVEQFFKELDGVTSAVCGYMGGDQDNPSYEQVKTGETGHAEVVQVEFDEARISYQQLLDTFWQFHNPTTVNQQGEDHGSQYRSVVFFHDDTQRDTAEASKAHQQAEGYWKDKTIVTAIEPVTNFFRAEEYHQGYFDKHDLPSCHIALY
- a CDS encoding PaaI family thioesterase, producing the protein MSVDSMSGLEVMSAIATGKIPHPNMAETITMKAVSVKKGGVVFEAQADERHTNPLGGVHGGFAATVLDSVTGCAVHTMLEAGQGYGTIELNVKMLRPVPKAARLRAEGQVVSMTRSLGVSEGKLIDEKGRLLAMATATCMLTTVKG
- a CDS encoding GNAT family N-acetyltransferase; the protein is MSKLSLRPLTAEDEQWLYELERDPEVMRFTDRGPQTLAQIQVQMPDLLAGYDDPEGLKLWVVEHPILGSIGTAAFYRGESAHYEVGYKLARRYWGQGLGSATMAALMNWVADHHPDAPLVAEAFEQNAASARILEKFGFRCTRRHFNEQRQLWDLTFERPAIEALPLSV
- the astE gene encoding succinylglutamate desuccinylase; its protein translation is MAGTRKKQLECDVLFEHQDLLALTLAHPHPRKQPESRTLADGTLLTLIDTGILAIEPAEPGDSDIVLSCGVHGNETAPIELVNELVNAIIDGSLTCRQRLLVQLGNTQAMVNGTRGVAENMNRLFSGAHAKGEPNDEKRRAALLEQTVREFFKEPGRKRFHYDLHTAIRDSQREKFAVYPYRPGRPWSIEQIRFLAGCGVQTILLSHNPTTTYSYFSSNEFGADAFTVELGKVYPFGKNDMSRFASCKAQLARLIAAEALDYPPLSKSVVFDVCQVLNKHHEDFQFTFADDQANFTEFAPGHLLANDGELEVRVGEVAESIIFPNANVAIGQRALLTVVPTEIDERFE
- the pgm gene encoding phosphoglucomutase (alpha-D-glucose-1,6-bisphosphate-dependent) — protein: MAIHSRAGTVAGPADVIDVSHLISSYYTLKPNPSQGAEQVSFGTSGHRGCALSRSFNEQHILAIAQAVVDYRSEQGFTGPLYLGFDTHGLSQSAFASVLQVLAANGVTVRVQQERGFVATPVVSHAILDHNRQGGELADGLILTPSHNPPQDGGIKYNPPHGGPADTDATGYIADRANAYLSDGLQGVRQVTLDVAMATGLVEQVDMIGTYVEHLAGVIDFEAIRKAGLKIGVDPMGGSGIHTWPRIAERYGLNIEVANPVVDPAFAFMPLDKDGKIRMDCSSPYAMANLLKIKDQFDISIGNDPDFDRHGIVCRDGGLMNPNHYLAVAIDYLLGHRPNWRSDLPVGKTLVSSAIIDKVVADHGRVLNEVPVGFKWFVSGLHGGDLAFGGEESAGASFLDRAGHAFSTDKDGFILGLLAAEILAVTEASPAEHYRRLEQKFGQAFYSRIDAPANDEQKALLKAMDPEMVKSDTLAGEAITAKLTQAPGNGAAIGGLKVTTDNGWFAARPSGTEAIYKIYAESLKSEAHLAELIEDAKALVDSVFAAK